In the genome of Ananas comosus cultivar F153 linkage group 11, ASM154086v1, whole genome shotgun sequence, one region contains:
- the LOC109717530 gene encoding disease resistance protein RGA2-like produces MALPFIAESAASAIIDNLVSTCSSYLEVYPATSGMQDELERLQHALPQVQAVLTAVEGGAPVMVQNKALETWLWQLRDAVENAEDVLDELEYYELQKAIRDRDDKVCGILSNCKRKFDSFVNRIFSDDTLKTLREAVKGLDRVIAGMGPLLHLVTGLYGPCVKCQKLEEIKNARETSSLLTESEVLGRDEERDLIVEWLIEPGDADVNVSAFTIVGMGGIGKTTLAQLVYRNERVQEYFDPIVWVCISQEFNVTVITKKILECVSREHFGDNSLHALHENLKQKLTSKRFLLILDDVWNDDKTTEWEKLVAPLKFGQRGSKILLTTRMRSVADMAAKVMKCKQESLNLNKLEESDYMLLFNKHAFLGVNPDDYKNLQLIGEQIAKKLGGCPLAIKVMGGMLNSCMDYEYWKKILEKDNVKLQQGNDDIMKVLRLSYDHLSTNLQLCFRYCSLFPQDHMFKRKKLVNMWIGSGLIPQSICGRERPEDIGKEYLNLLTRKSFFTCKTHDNRVEITKKYFMHDLLHDLARSVSLGECIKIGGDVAENIIPKTVRHLSVEMLNLLSIREISNLKNVHTLVISVKEDNRHNADHALEFIEVIKGFRKLRLLILDVNFHSYKLPNALSSLIHLRYLSLSLQKVVNESIEYDALTNLVNLRSLDVSDDVIENIPYISKLPFIHILKNFIVQEKSGYKIGEVKNLRDLRHLCIRKLENVKSSEEAIEANLNEKKYLKSLGLRWSEGHSNSAEADEQLLDNLCPHINLKKMRIQQYQGAKSSCWMTNLSLVNLTSIELIDCKRWEHLPPLWQFSSLRHLFLQGLHAIKQIDCSFFGSNNGCVFPSLKKLLLWDMPNLEDWIGIDDRCMFPQLQSMSISDCPNLRRIPTLHYGLRSLHIYNVGLTAFPTINQDYANNNQEHFQALENLVIRHCKKIEYVPSELFGKFKAIKTLHIENCPKLTKRRISDIELPSVLGHLTIWSFGDLEVPLLWSADLTSLIWLELLDCASIASLPPAQVCARWTMLSRLDIKNCKELSSFGGIQALVSLRSLDIEGCDKLIEVALLLQPPFPNDVGQKKNTVLDCFLKNGRLSIDHHALLLMEPLRSLSSVCSLTLSDASRLASLPEEWLLQNHAALEQIMHMECTLPSVPTRA; encoded by the exons ATGGCTTTACCTTTCATAGCCGaatcggcggcgtcggcgaTCATCGACAATCTCGTTAGCACTTGCTCATCCTACCTCGAGGTGTACCCGGCGACCAGCGGCATGCAGGACGAGCTCGAAAGGCTGCAGCACGCACTTCCGCAGGTCCAGGCAGTCTTGACTGCGGTCGAGGGGGGTGCGCCGGTCATGGTGCAGAACAAGGCGCTAGAAACGTGGCTGTGGCAGCTCAGAGACGCCGTGGAGAACGCGGAGGACGTGCTCGACGAGCTGGAGTACTACGAGTTACAGAAGGCTATACGAGATCGAGATGACAAGGTGTGTGGTATTCTATCTAACTGCAAGAGAAAGTTTGATAGTTTCGTTAATCGTATTTTTAGCGATGACACACTGAAGACGTTGAGGGAGGCCGTCAAGGGGTTGGATCGGGTCATTGCTGGTATGGGGCCACTCCTTCATCTTGTTACTGGGTTATATGGCCCTTGCGTTAAGTGTCAGAAACTCGAGGAAATTAAGAATGCTCGCGAGACTAGCTCCTTGCTAACCGAAAGTGAGGTGCTCGGACGAGACGAGGAGAGGGACCTGATAGTTGAATGGCTGATCGAACCGGGAGATGCCGATGTCAATGTCTCCGCTTTTACAATTGTTGGTATGGGCGGGATCGGGAAGACCACTCTTGCTCAATTGGTCTATCGCAACGAAAGAGTGCAAGAGTACTTCGACCCGATTGTGTGGGTTTGCATTTCTCAGGAGTTCAATGTAACTGTGATAACAAAAAAGATTTTAGAATGTGTAAGTAGGGAGCATTTTGGCGACAACAGTCTACATGCACTCCATGAGAATCTTAAACAAAAACTAACGTCGAAGAGGTTTTTGCTCATACTTGATGATGTTTGGAACGATGATAAAACGACGGAGTGGGAGAAATTGGTTGCTCCTTTGAAATTCGGACAGAGAGGAAGCAAGATCCTGTTGACAACTCGGATGCGTTCGGTTGCAGATATGGCGGCAAAAGTGATGAAATGCAAACAGGaatcattaaatctaaataagtTGGAGGAGAGCGACTATATGTTGCTTTTCAATAAGCATGCATTCCTCGGTGTGAATCCTGATGATTATAAAAACTTGCAACTGATTGGCGAACAGATAGCGAAGAAACTTGGAGGATGCCCATTGGCCATAAAGGTCATGGGAGGAATGCTGAACTCCTGCATGGACTATGAATATTGGAAGAAAATCCTGGAAAAAGACAATGTGAAATTACAACAAGGAAACGACGACATCATGAAAGTTTTAAGATTAAGCTACGATCACTTATCCACAAACTTACAACTCTGCTTTAGATATTGTAGTTTATTTCCGCAGGATCATATGTTTAAGAGAAAAAAGTTGGTCAATATGTGGATTGGTTCGGGTCTGATTCCACAATCTATTTGTGGCAGGGAAAGGCCAGAGGATATCGGAAAGGAGTATTTAAATCTTTTGACAAGAAAATCATTCTTTACCTGTAAAACCCATGATAATAGGGTGGAAATTactaaaaagtattttatgCACGATCTGCTGCATGACCTAGCACGATCTGTTTCTCTAGGAGAATGCATCAAAATAGGAGGTGATGTTGCAGAAAATATTATTCCAAAAACAGTTCGACACTTATCTGTCGAAATGCTTAATCTTCTTTCTATTAGAGAGATCTCCAATCTTAAGAATGTGCACACTCTAGTCATTTCTGTTAAAGAGGACAATAGGCATAATGCAGATCATGCACTTGAATTTATCGAGGTTATAAAAGGGTTTAGAAAGTTACGCTTATTGATCTTAGATGTGAATTTTCACTCTTATAAACTGCCCAATGCACTTAGTAGCTTGATACACCTccgctacctatctctttcacTACAGAAAGTTGTGAATGAAAGCATTGAATATGATGCCTTGACCAACTTGGTCAATTTGCGTTCATTAGATGTTTCCGATGATGTGATAGAAAATATTCCTTATATTAGCAAATTACCCTTCATCcacatattaaaaaattttatcgtTCAAGAGAAGAGTGGTTACAAAATCGGCGAAGTAAAGAACCTCAGGGACCTTCGTCACCTGTGTATTAGGAAACTTGAAAATGTGAAGAGTTCTGAAGAAGCCATCGAGGCCAATTTAAACgagaaaaaatatctcaaatcatTGGGATTGCGATGGTCTGAAGGCCACTCCAATAGTGCAGAAGCGGATGAGCAGCTCCTCGATAACCTCTGTCCACATATCAATCTCAAGAAAATGCGCATTCAACAATACCAAGGTGCTAAATCTTCATGTTGGATGACAAATCTGTCTCTTGTCAATTTGACATCCATCGAGCTAATCGATTGTAAAAGATGGGAGCACCTCCCGCCTCTTTGGCAGTTTTCTTCGCTCCGGCATCTTTTCTTGCAGGGACTGCATGCAATAAAGCAAATAGATTGTTCATTCTTTGGAAGCAACAATGGATGTGTCTTTCCATCGTTGAAGAAGTTACTTTTATGGGACATGCCTAACTTGgaggattggattggaattGATGATAGGTGCATGTTTCCTCAACTTCAGTCTATGTCTATTTCTGATTGCCCTAATTTGAGGAGAATTCCTACTCTGCATTATGGTCTAAGAAGTTTGCATATTTATAATGTCGGATTGACCGCTTTTCCAACAATAAATCAAGATTACGCAAACAACAAT CAAGAACATTTTCAGGCTCTTGAAAACTTAGTCATCAGACACTGTAAGAAGATCGAATATGTTCCATCGGAGCTTTTTGGGAAATTCAAAGCCATAAAAACCTTGCACATAGAAAATTGCCCGAAGTTGACAAAACGTAGGATCTCAGACATCGAACTGCCCTCTGTACTCGGTCATCTCACTATTTGGTCATTTGGCGACCTCGAGGTGCCACTGCTGTGGTCAGCGGATTTAACCTCTCTTATATGGTTGGAATTACTCGATTGTGCAAGTATAGCATCCCTTCCCCCGGCACAAGTGTGTGCACGGTGGACGATGCTTTCCCGCTTAGACATAAAGAACTGCAAAGAACTGTCATCATTTGGTGGAATACAAGCTCTCGTATCCCTCCGTTCTTTAGATATTGAAGGGTGTGACAAGCTAATTGAAGTTGCCCTTCTGCTGCAGCCTCCGTTCCCAAATGATGTCGGCCAAAAAAAGAATACAGTACTGGACTGCTTTTTGAAGAATGGTAGACTATCAATTGACCACCACGCGCTTCTGCTCATGGAGCCATTGAGAAGTCTCTCCTCCGTCTGCTCGTTGACTCTCTCTGATGCTTCACGACTCGCCTCCTTACCTGAGGAATGGCTACTACAAAATCACGCTGCCCTCGAACAAATTATGCATATGGAATGCACGCTCCCTTCAGTCCCTACCCGAGCATGA